One part of the Neodiprion virginianus isolate iyNeoVirg1 chromosome 3, iyNeoVirg1.1, whole genome shotgun sequence genome encodes these proteins:
- the LOC124301420 gene encoding uncharacterized protein LOC124301420 isoform X2, translating into MLGGSGGAEGAGSCGLAELGCKDGHCVPLDAYCDGKDDCGDGSDEPALCTPCNRTYHGVEGRTYKLVLLRPVQVRLPFFCHLTFTAGGPGHGELVQLLWEEFKIGRLDPAAEDATGSCPEGSLQLAELGRPFTGGSWCGAGKGRASYYSETSTVTASVRLFHAPTSVPFEFSLRYRFVARSEAIARLGQPGLPFERGAPVPGTYCSRNFYECYRKRCRVQSPNYPGEYPRNATCLLNLRQKEVPTCKHAMMAVRPSAPGPAGLAASNATLAVWQDCPPERDRIVIRDGTGPDDPVLLTYCGGPLPRVTARGPTMLVEFRSSSLAIPLGASALRLELEAEVVFVDSDGLDYARGTQGCHFFVNGTAWRSGVLKAPLHSLPPGSSCTWNIQGLSGDRVWIYFSSYSQRDLTGNAESNVSARTDRPCAVKITLWDGTPSNGLPIVALCDEAPRLCAHAALRNATRATRPCTAEESYLTVAPTLTLKMESLPGTVLHTVNFQARYEFVATLQGGESWIEGACNRVWRKVRAGTITSPRDVRLFGRGGASRLECRYRVEGGPGERVRLTLHNASLGELTTCVSERDFHTGRPRCSPEVGSREAHLTLFEAPWRDFRLPRACLCDNTSHLPLTHISTSRALEITFLVDQQAPHEDFETVFFHASFELVRAPECPRKQRVRGEGGELRFVAPPLSRPDIYCEGLPWLVEARENRSLFLLTWGWFLPLDPNPANGQPVVSDAPRCPTSNRVLLYSGKPPKLLKVVCPAEPGAREYAVHVFSEEWLSVEGEGGVGRDAWLGPPKAPALLIDFVAREPGQAAASWLEISRSRSALRRQLRLPERGVENDTSATGDCPHRCPELGACIAASLWCDGRPHCPSGHDEEHCGNGARLLGMLPPAVWLFVAGTAGVVTAFACILAILIGPRNRREDSVTKDSTKERSRAEHQPKRPFWAQPPDNSSPVSWSTSTSTGRQQSRDTMLYFTVQVTNLTENTPSWCQDIGTVTGAYLCDTPPRSILGDF; encoded by the exons ATGCTAGGAGGATCGGGCGGTGCGGAGGGTGCGGGAAGCTGCGGGCTAGCGGAGCTGGGCTGCAAAGACGGGCATTGCGTGCCGCTCGACGCGTACTGCGACGGTAAGGACGACTGCGGAGACGGAAGTGACGAGCCGGCATTGTGCACGCCGTGCAACCGGACGTACCACGGGGTCGAGGGCCGGACGTACAAGCTGGTGCTCCTGCGTCCGGTTCAGGTGCGGCTACCCTTCTTCTGCCACCTGACATTCACAGCCGGGGGTCCGGGGCACGGCGAGCTGGTCCAACTGCTCTGGGAGGAGTTCAAGATCGGCCGATTGGACCCTGCCGCCGAGGACGCGACGGGCAGCTGCCCCGAAGGATCGTTGCAGCTCGCGGAGCTGGGTCGGCCCTTTACGGGGGGCTCATGGTGCGGTGCGGGAAAGGGGCGCGCCTCCTACTACAGCGAAACGAGCACCGTGACGGCCTCCGTCAGGCTCTTCCACGCTCCGACGTCGGTCCCCTTTGAGTTCAGCCTGCGGTACCGTTTCGTCGCGCGGAGCGAGGCGATCGCGCGGCTGGGCCAGCCGGGGCTACCGTTCGAGCGGGGGGCCCCTGTTCCGGGGACTTACTGCTCGAGGAACTTCTACGAGTGCTACCGTAAGCGGTGCCGCGTCCAGAGTCCGAACTACCCGGGGGAGTATCCGCGCAACGCGACCTGCCTGCTGAATCTTCGCCAGAAGGAGGTCCCCACCTGCAAGCACGCCATGATGGCCGTCAGGCCCAGTGCTCCGGGGCCCGCCGGCCTAGCCGCGAGTAACGCCACCCTCGCCGTCTGGCAGGACTGCCCCCCCGAACGGGACCGCATCGTCATTCGCGACGGCACGGGGCCCGACGACCCCGTGCTTCTCACCTACTGCGGGGGGCCCCTCCCTCGCGTCACGGCAAGGGGCCCGACCATGCTCGTAGAATTTCGCAGCTCGTCACTCGCCATTCCCCTCGGCGCGTCCGCGCTCAGGCTCGAACTCGAGGCCGAGGTCGTCTTCGTCGACTCCGACGGGCTCGACTACGCCCGCGGGACCCAGGGCTGCCACTTCTTCGTTAACGGCACAGCCTGGCGCTCCGGCGTCCTCAAGGCCCCTCTTCATTCTCTGCCGCCCGGATCGAGCTGCACCTGGAACATCCAGGGCCTCTCCGGCGACCGTGTATGGATTTACTTCTCGTCCTATTCTCAACGTGACCTCACTGGCAACGCCGAGAGCAACGTTAGCGCTCGGACCGATCGGCCCTGTGCCGTAAAAATCACCCTCTGGGACGGTACACCGAGCAACGGGCTGCCCATCGTTGCTCTTTGCGACGAAGCACCGAGACTCTGCGCTCACGCCGCTCTCCGCAATGCCACCAGGGCCACTAGGCCATGCACCGCCGAAGAAAGCTACCTCACTGTCGCCCCGACTCTCACTCTTAAGATGGAAAGTTTGCCCGGAACGGTGCTGCACACAGTCAACTTTCAG GCACGGTACGAATTCGTGGCAACGTTGCAGGGCGGCGAGAGCTGGATCGAGGGTGCGTGCAATCGGGTGTGGCGGAAGGTGCGGGCTGGGACAATAACTTCACCGAGGGACGTCCGCCTCTTCGGCAGGGGCGGCGCGTCGCGGCTGGAGTGCCGATATCGGGTCGAGGGGGGCCCGGGTGAGCGGGTCCGTCTCACCCTGCACAACGCGAGTCTCGGGGAGCTGACGACTTGCGTGAGCGAGCGGGACTTCCACACGGGGCGACCGCGCTGCTCACCGGAAGTTGGGTCGCGAGAGGCCCACCTGACGCTCTTCGAGGCGCCCTGGCGGGACTTCAGACTGCCGCGGGCCTGCCTTTGCGACAACACCTCGCACCTGCCCCTGACCCACATATCGACGAGCCGGGCCCTCGAGATCACGTTCCTCGTAGATCAGCAAGCCCCGCACGAGGACTTCGAGACGGTATTCTTCCACGCGAGCTTCGAGCTCGTCAGGGCGCCGGAGTGCCCCCGGAAACAGAGGGTCCGGGGCGAAGGTGGGGAGCTCAGGTTCGTCGCGCCCCCGCTGTCCAGGCCTGACATATACTGCGAGGGCCTCCCGTGGCTCGTTGAGGCCCGGGAAAATCGCTCGCTGTTCCTCCTCACTTGGGGCTGGTTCCTGCCCCTGGACCCAAACCCCGCCAACGGCCAGCCCGTCGTCAGCGACGCGCCGCGATGCCCAACGAGCAATCGCGTCCTCTTGTACTCCGGGAAGCCACCGAAACTTCTCAAGGTCGTCTGCCCAGCCGAGCCCGGTGCCCGAGAGTACGCTGTTCACGTCTTCTCCGAGGAGTGGCTCAGCGtcgagggggaggggggcgtGGGCAGGGACGCCTGGCTGGGACCCCCAAAGGCCCCGGCCCTCCTCATCGACTTCGTCGCTAGGGAGCCGGGACAGGCCGCGGCTTCTTGGCTCGAAATATCCAGGAGCAGATCCGCCCTCCGGAGGCAGCTGAGACTCCCTGAACGTGGCGTCGAAAATGACACCTCTGCAACCGGTGATTGTCCGCACAGATGCCCGGAACTCGGTGCCTGCATCGCTGCCAGTCTATGGTGCGACGGCAGGCCCCATTGCCCGTCTGGTCACGATGAGGAACACTGTGGAAACGGGGCAAGGCTCTTGGGCATGCTTCCTCCAGCCGTTTGGCTCTTCGTCGCCGGGACCGCCGGCGTCGTTACGGCCTTTGCCTGTATCCTCGCTATCCTAATTG GTCCAAGAAATCGGCGCGAAGACTCCGTTACGAAGGACAGTACGAAGGAAAGAAGCCGCGCCGAGCACCAACCGAAGAGACCCTTTTGGGCGCAGCCTCCTGACAACAGCAGCCCGGTTTCGTGGAGTACATCCACGTCGACCGGGAGACAACAGTCTAGAGACACGATGCTGTACTTTACCGTCCAAGTTACTAACTTAACTGAAAACACCCCCAGCTGGTGCCAAGATATCGGCACCGTTACAGGGGCGTATCTCTGTGATACACCGCCACGATCTATTTTAGGGGACTTCTAA
- the LOC124301420 gene encoding uncharacterized protein LOC124301420 isoform X3, whose amino-acid sequence MGRADAGGGWKGVWLSIIVMLGGSGGAEGAGSCGLAELGCKDGHCVPLDAYCDGKDDCGDGSDEPALCTPCNRTYHGVEGRTYKLVLLRPVQVRLPFFCHLTFTAGGPGHGELVQLLWEEFKIGRLDPAAEDATGSCPEGSLQLAELGRPFTGGSWCGAGKGRASYYSETSTVTASVRLFHAPTSVPFEFSLRYRFVARSEAIARLGQPGLPFERGAPVPGTYCSRNFYECYRKRCRVQSPNYPGEYPRNATCLLNLRQKEVPTCKHAMMAVRPSAPGPAGLAASNATLAVWQDCPPERDRIVIRDGTGPDDPVLLTYCGGPLPRVTARGPTMLVEFRSSSLAIPLGASALRLELEAEVVFVDSDGLDYARGTQGCHFFVNGTAWRSGVLKAPLHSLPPGSSCTWNIQGLSGDRVWIYFSSYSQRDLTGNAESNVSARTDRPCAVKITLWDGTPSNGLPIVALCDEAPRLCAHAALRNATRATRPCTAEESYLTVAPTLTLKMESLPGTVLHTVNFQARYEFVATLQGGESWIEGACNRVWRKVRAGTITSPRDVRLFGRGGASRLECRYRVEGGPGERVRLTLHNASLGELTTCVSERDFHTGRPRCSPEVGSREAHLTLFEAPWRDFRLPRACLCDNTSHLPLTHISTSRALEITFLVDQQAPHEDFETVFFHASFELVRAPECPRKQRVRGEGGELRFVAPPLSRPDIYCEGLPWLVEARENRSLFLLTWGWFLPLDPNPANGQPVVSDAPRCPTSNRVLLYSGKPPKLLKVVCPAEPGAREYAVHVFSEEWLSVEGEGGVGRDAWLGPPKAPALLIDFVAREPGQAAASWLEISRSRSALRRQLRLPERGVENDTSATGDCPHRCPELGACIAASLWCDGRPHCPSGHDEEHCGNGARLLGMLPPAVWLFVAGTAGVVTAFACILAILIGRSKKSARRLRYEGQYEGKKPRRAPTEETLLGAAS is encoded by the exons GGCAGAGCTGATGCTGGGGGAGGTTGGAAAGGAGTATGGTTGAGCATAATCGTGATGCTAGGAGGATCGGGCGGTGCGGAGGGTGCGGGAAGCTGCGGGCTAGCGGAGCTGGGCTGCAAAGACGGGCATTGCGTGCCGCTCGACGCGTACTGCGACGGTAAGGACGACTGCGGAGACGGAAGTGACGAGCCGGCATTGTGCACGCCGTGCAACCGGACGTACCACGGGGTCGAGGGCCGGACGTACAAGCTGGTGCTCCTGCGTCCGGTTCAGGTGCGGCTACCCTTCTTCTGCCACCTGACATTCACAGCCGGGGGTCCGGGGCACGGCGAGCTGGTCCAACTGCTCTGGGAGGAGTTCAAGATCGGCCGATTGGACCCTGCCGCCGAGGACGCGACGGGCAGCTGCCCCGAAGGATCGTTGCAGCTCGCGGAGCTGGGTCGGCCCTTTACGGGGGGCTCATGGTGCGGTGCGGGAAAGGGGCGCGCCTCCTACTACAGCGAAACGAGCACCGTGACGGCCTCCGTCAGGCTCTTCCACGCTCCGACGTCGGTCCCCTTTGAGTTCAGCCTGCGGTACCGTTTCGTCGCGCGGAGCGAGGCGATCGCGCGGCTGGGCCAGCCGGGGCTACCGTTCGAGCGGGGGGCCCCTGTTCCGGGGACTTACTGCTCGAGGAACTTCTACGAGTGCTACCGTAAGCGGTGCCGCGTCCAGAGTCCGAACTACCCGGGGGAGTATCCGCGCAACGCGACCTGCCTGCTGAATCTTCGCCAGAAGGAGGTCCCCACCTGCAAGCACGCCATGATGGCCGTCAGGCCCAGTGCTCCGGGGCCCGCCGGCCTAGCCGCGAGTAACGCCACCCTCGCCGTCTGGCAGGACTGCCCCCCCGAACGGGACCGCATCGTCATTCGCGACGGCACGGGGCCCGACGACCCCGTGCTTCTCACCTACTGCGGGGGGCCCCTCCCTCGCGTCACGGCAAGGGGCCCGACCATGCTCGTAGAATTTCGCAGCTCGTCACTCGCCATTCCCCTCGGCGCGTCCGCGCTCAGGCTCGAACTCGAGGCCGAGGTCGTCTTCGTCGACTCCGACGGGCTCGACTACGCCCGCGGGACCCAGGGCTGCCACTTCTTCGTTAACGGCACAGCCTGGCGCTCCGGCGTCCTCAAGGCCCCTCTTCATTCTCTGCCGCCCGGATCGAGCTGCACCTGGAACATCCAGGGCCTCTCCGGCGACCGTGTATGGATTTACTTCTCGTCCTATTCTCAACGTGACCTCACTGGCAACGCCGAGAGCAACGTTAGCGCTCGGACCGATCGGCCCTGTGCCGTAAAAATCACCCTCTGGGACGGTACACCGAGCAACGGGCTGCCCATCGTTGCTCTTTGCGACGAAGCACCGAGACTCTGCGCTCACGCCGCTCTCCGCAATGCCACCAGGGCCACTAGGCCATGCACCGCCGAAGAAAGCTACCTCACTGTCGCCCCGACTCTCACTCTTAAGATGGAAAGTTTGCCCGGAACGGTGCTGCACACAGTCAACTTTCAG GCACGGTACGAATTCGTGGCAACGTTGCAGGGCGGCGAGAGCTGGATCGAGGGTGCGTGCAATCGGGTGTGGCGGAAGGTGCGGGCTGGGACAATAACTTCACCGAGGGACGTCCGCCTCTTCGGCAGGGGCGGCGCGTCGCGGCTGGAGTGCCGATATCGGGTCGAGGGGGGCCCGGGTGAGCGGGTCCGTCTCACCCTGCACAACGCGAGTCTCGGGGAGCTGACGACTTGCGTGAGCGAGCGGGACTTCCACACGGGGCGACCGCGCTGCTCACCGGAAGTTGGGTCGCGAGAGGCCCACCTGACGCTCTTCGAGGCGCCCTGGCGGGACTTCAGACTGCCGCGGGCCTGCCTTTGCGACAACACCTCGCACCTGCCCCTGACCCACATATCGACGAGCCGGGCCCTCGAGATCACGTTCCTCGTAGATCAGCAAGCCCCGCACGAGGACTTCGAGACGGTATTCTTCCACGCGAGCTTCGAGCTCGTCAGGGCGCCGGAGTGCCCCCGGAAACAGAGGGTCCGGGGCGAAGGTGGGGAGCTCAGGTTCGTCGCGCCCCCGCTGTCCAGGCCTGACATATACTGCGAGGGCCTCCCGTGGCTCGTTGAGGCCCGGGAAAATCGCTCGCTGTTCCTCCTCACTTGGGGCTGGTTCCTGCCCCTGGACCCAAACCCCGCCAACGGCCAGCCCGTCGTCAGCGACGCGCCGCGATGCCCAACGAGCAATCGCGTCCTCTTGTACTCCGGGAAGCCACCGAAACTTCTCAAGGTCGTCTGCCCAGCCGAGCCCGGTGCCCGAGAGTACGCTGTTCACGTCTTCTCCGAGGAGTGGCTCAGCGtcgagggggaggggggcgtGGGCAGGGACGCCTGGCTGGGACCCCCAAAGGCCCCGGCCCTCCTCATCGACTTCGTCGCTAGGGAGCCGGGACAGGCCGCGGCTTCTTGGCTCGAAATATCCAGGAGCAGATCCGCCCTCCGGAGGCAGCTGAGACTCCCTGAACGTGGCGTCGAAAATGACACCTCTGCAACCGGTGATTGTCCGCACAGATGCCCGGAACTCGGTGCCTGCATCGCTGCCAGTCTATGGTGCGACGGCAGGCCCCATTGCCCGTCTGGTCACGATGAGGAACACTGTGGAAACGGGGCAAGGCTCTTGGGCATGCTTCCTCCAGCCGTTTGGCTCTTCGTCGCCGGGACCGCCGGCGTCGTTACGGCCTTTGCCTGTATCCTCGCTATCCTAATTGGCAG GTCCAAGAAATCGGCGCGAAGACTCCGTTACGAAGGACAGTACGAAGGAAAGAAGCCGCGCCGAGCACCAACCGAAGAGACCCTTTTGGGCGCAGCCTCCTGA
- the LOC124301420 gene encoding uncharacterized protein LOC124301420 isoform X1, whose amino-acid sequence MGRADAGGGWKGVWLSIIVMLGGSGGAEGAGSCGLAELGCKDGHCVPLDAYCDGKDDCGDGSDEPALCTPCNRTYHGVEGRTYKLVLLRPVQVRLPFFCHLTFTAGGPGHGELVQLLWEEFKIGRLDPAAEDATGSCPEGSLQLAELGRPFTGGSWCGAGKGRASYYSETSTVTASVRLFHAPTSVPFEFSLRYRFVARSEAIARLGQPGLPFERGAPVPGTYCSRNFYECYRKRCRVQSPNYPGEYPRNATCLLNLRQKEVPTCKHAMMAVRPSAPGPAGLAASNATLAVWQDCPPERDRIVIRDGTGPDDPVLLTYCGGPLPRVTARGPTMLVEFRSSSLAIPLGASALRLELEAEVVFVDSDGLDYARGTQGCHFFVNGTAWRSGVLKAPLHSLPPGSSCTWNIQGLSGDRVWIYFSSYSQRDLTGNAESNVSARTDRPCAVKITLWDGTPSNGLPIVALCDEAPRLCAHAALRNATRATRPCTAEESYLTVAPTLTLKMESLPGTVLHTVNFQARYEFVATLQGGESWIEGACNRVWRKVRAGTITSPRDVRLFGRGGASRLECRYRVEGGPGERVRLTLHNASLGELTTCVSERDFHTGRPRCSPEVGSREAHLTLFEAPWRDFRLPRACLCDNTSHLPLTHISTSRALEITFLVDQQAPHEDFETVFFHASFELVRAPECPRKQRVRGEGGELRFVAPPLSRPDIYCEGLPWLVEARENRSLFLLTWGWFLPLDPNPANGQPVVSDAPRCPTSNRVLLYSGKPPKLLKVVCPAEPGAREYAVHVFSEEWLSVEGEGGVGRDAWLGPPKAPALLIDFVAREPGQAAASWLEISRSRSALRRQLRLPERGVENDTSATGDCPHRCPELGACIAASLWCDGRPHCPSGHDEEHCGNGARLLGMLPPAVWLFVAGTAGVVTAFACILAILIGPRNRREDSVTKDSTKERSRAEHQPKRPFWAQPPDNSSPVSWSTSTSTGRQQSRDTMLYFTVQVTNLTENTPSWCQDIGTVTGAYLCDTPPRSILGDF is encoded by the exons GGCAGAGCTGATGCTGGGGGAGGTTGGAAAGGAGTATGGTTGAGCATAATCGTGATGCTAGGAGGATCGGGCGGTGCGGAGGGTGCGGGAAGCTGCGGGCTAGCGGAGCTGGGCTGCAAAGACGGGCATTGCGTGCCGCTCGACGCGTACTGCGACGGTAAGGACGACTGCGGAGACGGAAGTGACGAGCCGGCATTGTGCACGCCGTGCAACCGGACGTACCACGGGGTCGAGGGCCGGACGTACAAGCTGGTGCTCCTGCGTCCGGTTCAGGTGCGGCTACCCTTCTTCTGCCACCTGACATTCACAGCCGGGGGTCCGGGGCACGGCGAGCTGGTCCAACTGCTCTGGGAGGAGTTCAAGATCGGCCGATTGGACCCTGCCGCCGAGGACGCGACGGGCAGCTGCCCCGAAGGATCGTTGCAGCTCGCGGAGCTGGGTCGGCCCTTTACGGGGGGCTCATGGTGCGGTGCGGGAAAGGGGCGCGCCTCCTACTACAGCGAAACGAGCACCGTGACGGCCTCCGTCAGGCTCTTCCACGCTCCGACGTCGGTCCCCTTTGAGTTCAGCCTGCGGTACCGTTTCGTCGCGCGGAGCGAGGCGATCGCGCGGCTGGGCCAGCCGGGGCTACCGTTCGAGCGGGGGGCCCCTGTTCCGGGGACTTACTGCTCGAGGAACTTCTACGAGTGCTACCGTAAGCGGTGCCGCGTCCAGAGTCCGAACTACCCGGGGGAGTATCCGCGCAACGCGACCTGCCTGCTGAATCTTCGCCAGAAGGAGGTCCCCACCTGCAAGCACGCCATGATGGCCGTCAGGCCCAGTGCTCCGGGGCCCGCCGGCCTAGCCGCGAGTAACGCCACCCTCGCCGTCTGGCAGGACTGCCCCCCCGAACGGGACCGCATCGTCATTCGCGACGGCACGGGGCCCGACGACCCCGTGCTTCTCACCTACTGCGGGGGGCCCCTCCCTCGCGTCACGGCAAGGGGCCCGACCATGCTCGTAGAATTTCGCAGCTCGTCACTCGCCATTCCCCTCGGCGCGTCCGCGCTCAGGCTCGAACTCGAGGCCGAGGTCGTCTTCGTCGACTCCGACGGGCTCGACTACGCCCGCGGGACCCAGGGCTGCCACTTCTTCGTTAACGGCACAGCCTGGCGCTCCGGCGTCCTCAAGGCCCCTCTTCATTCTCTGCCGCCCGGATCGAGCTGCACCTGGAACATCCAGGGCCTCTCCGGCGACCGTGTATGGATTTACTTCTCGTCCTATTCTCAACGTGACCTCACTGGCAACGCCGAGAGCAACGTTAGCGCTCGGACCGATCGGCCCTGTGCCGTAAAAATCACCCTCTGGGACGGTACACCGAGCAACGGGCTGCCCATCGTTGCTCTTTGCGACGAAGCACCGAGACTCTGCGCTCACGCCGCTCTCCGCAATGCCACCAGGGCCACTAGGCCATGCACCGCCGAAGAAAGCTACCTCACTGTCGCCCCGACTCTCACTCTTAAGATGGAAAGTTTGCCCGGAACGGTGCTGCACACAGTCAACTTTCAG GCACGGTACGAATTCGTGGCAACGTTGCAGGGCGGCGAGAGCTGGATCGAGGGTGCGTGCAATCGGGTGTGGCGGAAGGTGCGGGCTGGGACAATAACTTCACCGAGGGACGTCCGCCTCTTCGGCAGGGGCGGCGCGTCGCGGCTGGAGTGCCGATATCGGGTCGAGGGGGGCCCGGGTGAGCGGGTCCGTCTCACCCTGCACAACGCGAGTCTCGGGGAGCTGACGACTTGCGTGAGCGAGCGGGACTTCCACACGGGGCGACCGCGCTGCTCACCGGAAGTTGGGTCGCGAGAGGCCCACCTGACGCTCTTCGAGGCGCCCTGGCGGGACTTCAGACTGCCGCGGGCCTGCCTTTGCGACAACACCTCGCACCTGCCCCTGACCCACATATCGACGAGCCGGGCCCTCGAGATCACGTTCCTCGTAGATCAGCAAGCCCCGCACGAGGACTTCGAGACGGTATTCTTCCACGCGAGCTTCGAGCTCGTCAGGGCGCCGGAGTGCCCCCGGAAACAGAGGGTCCGGGGCGAAGGTGGGGAGCTCAGGTTCGTCGCGCCCCCGCTGTCCAGGCCTGACATATACTGCGAGGGCCTCCCGTGGCTCGTTGAGGCCCGGGAAAATCGCTCGCTGTTCCTCCTCACTTGGGGCTGGTTCCTGCCCCTGGACCCAAACCCCGCCAACGGCCAGCCCGTCGTCAGCGACGCGCCGCGATGCCCAACGAGCAATCGCGTCCTCTTGTACTCCGGGAAGCCACCGAAACTTCTCAAGGTCGTCTGCCCAGCCGAGCCCGGTGCCCGAGAGTACGCTGTTCACGTCTTCTCCGAGGAGTGGCTCAGCGtcgagggggaggggggcgtGGGCAGGGACGCCTGGCTGGGACCCCCAAAGGCCCCGGCCCTCCTCATCGACTTCGTCGCTAGGGAGCCGGGACAGGCCGCGGCTTCTTGGCTCGAAATATCCAGGAGCAGATCCGCCCTCCGGAGGCAGCTGAGACTCCCTGAACGTGGCGTCGAAAATGACACCTCTGCAACCGGTGATTGTCCGCACAGATGCCCGGAACTCGGTGCCTGCATCGCTGCCAGTCTATGGTGCGACGGCAGGCCCCATTGCCCGTCTGGTCACGATGAGGAACACTGTGGAAACGGGGCAAGGCTCTTGGGCATGCTTCCTCCAGCCGTTTGGCTCTTCGTCGCCGGGACCGCCGGCGTCGTTACGGCCTTTGCCTGTATCCTCGCTATCCTAATTG GTCCAAGAAATCGGCGCGAAGACTCCGTTACGAAGGACAGTACGAAGGAAAGAAGCCGCGCCGAGCACCAACCGAAGAGACCCTTTTGGGCGCAGCCTCCTGACAACAGCAGCCCGGTTTCGTGGAGTACATCCACGTCGACCGGGAGACAACAGTCTAGAGACACGATGCTGTACTTTACCGTCCAAGTTACTAACTTAACTGAAAACACCCCCAGCTGGTGCCAAGATATCGGCACCGTTACAGGGGCGTATCTCTGTGATACACCGCCACGATCTATTTTAGGGGACTTCTAA